The Flavobacterium psychrophilum genome includes a region encoding these proteins:
- a CDS encoding rhodanese: MNISQEEWWAQSQADSNAVILDVRTEDEWNRGIIPGAINIDIYKGQGFIYAVEELDKSKNYYVYCAAGARSGQACNIMGQLGFETTYNLIGGISQWDGPVIAPE; encoded by the coding sequence ATGAATATATCTCAGGAAGAATGGTGGGCACAGTCGCAGGCAGACAGCAATGCTGTAATACTGGACGTTCGCACTGAAGACGAATGGAACCGCGGAATTATACCCGGAGCAATTAATATCGATATTTACAAAGGGCAGGGTTTTATCTATGCCGTTGAAGAACTTGATAAGAGCAAGAATTATTACGTATACTGTGCTGCCGGAGCCCGTAGCGGACAGGCGTGCAACATAATGGGACAGCTTGGTTTTGAAACGACTTATAACCTTATAGGTGGTATATCCCAGTGGGATGGGCCAGTAATAGCGCCGGAATAA
- a CDS encoding redoxin, with product MKTIKIFGAVMLVTFLAAFTKPAEGYKVGDIATDFSLKNVDNKKVSLKDIKDAKGYIVVFTCNHCPYAQAYEDRINALDKKYKKLGYPVVAINPNNPEKQKEDSFAKMQEKAKAKKFTFPYLFDEGQKIYPQYGATKTPHVYVLQKTAKGNVVKYIGAIDDNYEDAAAVKTKYVENAVDALVKGKEVSVKETKAIGCSIKA from the coding sequence ATGAAAACAATAAAAATTTTTGGAGCAGTAATGCTTGTTACCTTTCTTGCTGCATTTACCAAACCTGCCGAAGGCTATAAAGTAGGAGATATAGCCACCGACTTCAGCTTAAAGAATGTAGATAACAAAAAAGTATCTTTAAAAGATATTAAAGATGCAAAAGGTTATATCGTTGTGTTTACATGCAACCATTGTCCGTATGCTCAGGCTTATGAGGATAGGATCAACGCTTTAGATAAAAAATACAAGAAACTTGGATACCCTGTAGTGGCCATTAATCCTAATAATCCGGAGAAGCAAAAAGAAGACAGTTTTGCTAAAATGCAGGAGAAAGCTAAAGCTAAGAAATTTACTTTCCCATACCTTTTTGATGAAGGACAAAAAATATATCCTCAGTATGGTGCGACAAAAACACCTCATGTGTATGTGCTTCAAAAAACAGCTAAAGGCAATGTGGTAAAATACATTGGTGCTATAGATGATAACTACGAAGACGCCGCTGCTGTAAAAACAAAATATGTAGAAAACGCTGTTGATGCCCTTGTAAAAGGTAAAGAAGTAAGCGTAAAAGAGACTAAGGCTATTGGCTGTTCTATAAAAGCATAA
- a CDS encoding MarR family transcriptional regulator, with product MKIEDIIKSTTAMTPSKRTTLNILYTQNVIAENFNETMKRYDISSEQFNVLRILRGQKGKPCNMGLIQDRMIAKTSNTTRLVDKLLLKDLVTRGVCEENRRKMEVLITEKGLELLKELDPIVTAHEDKFANNLTIEELEQLNNLLEKYRTI from the coding sequence ATGAAAATAGAAGATATCATAAAATCAACTACTGCGATGACTCCTTCAAAAAGGACGACGCTTAATATTTTGTACACACAAAATGTTATCGCAGAAAACTTTAACGAAACAATGAAGCGTTACGATATATCGTCAGAACAATTTAACGTACTGAGGATATTGAGAGGCCAGAAAGGTAAACCATGCAATATGGGGCTTATACAGGACAGGATGATAGCCAAAACCAGCAACACTACGCGACTGGTTGACAAACTGCTACTTAAAGATCTTGTTACACGTGGCGTTTGCGAAGAAAACAGAAGGAAAATGGAGGTACTTATTACCGAGAAAGGCCTTGAATTACTAAAAGAACTTGACCCGATAGTGACAGCGCACGAAGATAAATTTGCAAATAACCTGACTATCGAAGAACTGGAACAATTAAATAATTTGTTAGAAAAATATAGAACAATATAA
- a CDS encoding nitroreductase, producing the protein MLNYIDSLNWRYATKKYDASKKVSSEDLETLKEAVRLSVSSVGLQPYKIFVVESQEMRDKLKVAAGGNNQNIIAESSAVFVFANELNVGDQQVEAYINNISQIRGVAKESVKGFGDYISGFLGSLTEEQKNIWTAKQSYIALSTLINAAALLKIDTTAMEGFNAEEFNTILGLDKLGLNAAVIAAVGYRHEEDAMQHAVKVRKPKDQLFVTL; encoded by the coding sequence ATGTTAAATTATATAGACAGCCTTAATTGGCGTTATGCTACAAAAAAATATGATGCTTCTAAGAAAGTATCTAGCGAAGATCTTGAAACATTAAAAGAAGCTGTAAGGCTTAGTGTTTCTTCAGTAGGGCTTCAGCCTTATAAAATATTTGTTGTTGAAAGCCAGGAAATGCGCGACAAACTTAAAGTTGCAGCCGGCGGAAACAACCAAAATATTATTGCAGAATCATCTGCAGTGTTTGTATTTGCGAATGAACTTAATGTTGGCGACCAACAGGTTGAAGCTTACATTAATAACATAAGCCAGATACGTGGTGTTGCTAAAGAAAGCGTAAAAGGTTTTGGCGATTATATCTCAGGATTTTTAGGAAGCCTTACCGAAGAGCAGAAAAACATCTGGACTGCAAAACAGTCTTATATTGCTCTTTCTACTCTTATAAATGCTGCCGCACTGCTAAAAATTGACACTACAGCTATGGAAGGCTTTAACGCAGAAGAGTTCAACACGATTTTAGGTCTTGACAAACTAGGACTTAACGCTGCTGTTATTGCTGCAGTAGGTTACAGGCATGAAGAAGATGCTATGCAGCATGCTGTTAAGGTAAGAAAACCAAAAGATCAATTATTCGTAACTCTTTAA
- a CDS encoding lipid-binding protein, which yields MKNLKSIAIALVALVTITANAQDKKINAAKSKISWVGEKVTGKHEGTINVKDGVLTFKADKLTGGNVTVDMTSVQVTDLKAGEGKEKLEGHLKAADFFGTDKHATSKIVFKSAKAKSAGVYTVTGDLTIKNITKPVTFDLTVGKNTATSTFKVDRTKYDITYGSKSFFDSIGDKAIYDEFTLTVNLAF from the coding sequence ATGAAAAATCTAAAATCAATTGCAATTGCATTAGTAGCGCTTGTAACTATTACAGCTAACGCTCAGGATAAAAAAATTAACGCAGCGAAAAGTAAAATCAGCTGGGTTGGTGAAAAAGTAACCGGAAAACACGAAGGTACTATCAACGTTAAAGACGGTGTTCTTACTTTTAAAGCTGATAAACTTACAGGTGGTAATGTAACTGTAGATATGACTTCTGTACAGGTAACTGATCTTAAAGCTGGTGAAGGTAAAGAAAAACTTGAAGGCCACTTAAAAGCTGCTGATTTCTTTGGCACTGACAAACATGCGACTTCTAAGATCGTTTTCAAATCTGCAAAAGCTAAATCTGCAGGTGTTTACACTGTAACAGGTGACCTTACAATCAAAAACATTACAAAACCTGTAACTTTTGATCTTACTGTAGGTAAAAACACTGCTACTTCTACTTTTAAAGTTGACAGAACTAAATATGATATTACTTACGGATCTAAAAGCTTCTTCGACAGCATTGGAGACAAAGCTATCTACGATGAGTTTACTTTAACTGTAAACCTTGCTTTCTAA